Genomic DNA from uncultured Methanospirillum sp.:
ATGGATTTACACACTGGCATCAATATCATTCCAGTCACTGTTGATGGCAATCTGGAAGGCGATTTCGCCCAAGGAGTAATCGATGCCCATAAGGCGATCACCCGGCTCATCAGTCCTCAATCAAAAAAGTCTAAAAGATCTGTCAATATTATCGCAGAAAAATGGCTGGCATCAAATCCTGAAAAGAATATTAATGACGTTCGTGTCCTGCTCGATAAACTTGACATCTCCATAAACTGCCGGTTTCTTCTGAGAACTGATACGAAATCTCTTGCACTCTTCAATGAAGCCACTCTCAATCTCCCTGCTGAACGCGATGACACCACAAGAAGCATACAGCAATTTGTAGCATCAGTTTCAGATGTCCCATTCTTGGATTTACCTCTCCCAACCGGATTTACTGATACCTGTGAATGGCTGCTTGCTGTAAGCCGGATATTTGGTAAAGAACAAAAGGCTGTAGAGATCATTGCTGAAGAGGAGATCATTTATAGGCATGAGATTGAAACACTCAAACCTGACCTTGTAGGAAGAACCATTCTCATCTTTACATACCCGAAGAACCTTGATTGGGTCTGTGATATAGCCCATGACCTGGAGATGAAGATTCTTAAGGTCGGACTCATTTACTCTCCATTTGCAGAAACCTTTACGACCAGGTATCGTGATCAGTTCCCGATTGAGCATAACTATACGCTTGAAAAGAGGGCTGAGGACATACACTGTCTCCAGCCAGATCTCGTGCTTGTCACGTATCCTGCTCTCAAACCACATGAAAGGGCACGAGGTGGTAATATCCCATATTGTCCCGGGTTTGGATTCCATGCAGGTATTGGCCATGCAGACCAATGGGCACGGTTGATGAAGGCACCTATTGTTGAAAAATGGAAAGATGATGGAGAGGGAATTATATGAGCCTTGATCCAGACGGATTTATTGGAGTTCTTCTTGCCATAGAGGGGATAGCTGATGCCCGTGCAGTGATGAACGGGCCTACCGGGTGCAGGGGAAATCCCGCGTACTTCTCTGACCGCCATTTTCCTCGTGAGAATTCTCTGAATCGTCGTTCATTTGAGGAACCCTTCTTTTTCGGTCAGTCGCGGATTCCCTGTACATACCTAGACAGTGATGATTATATCCATGGATCTACGGATAAACTCCAAGAGATTCTTCCTCTTATCGCCCAGAAGGGTGATGCTTTCATGGCTGTGGTTAATTCACCTGGTGCTTCACTTATCGGAGATGATCTGAACCGGTTTCTTGTAGATGCAGGGCTGGACCACTGCTGTATGGCTTTTGAGGGTGCACCCTACTCTCTCCCGCTGTCTGAAGGATTTGATCAGGCGATGGTTGAGATTCTCAAATGGCTTCAACTCAACCGGCTTACTGGTGGAAAAAACAGGGTTAATCTGCTTGGTATTTCCTTAATTCAGAAGTACTGGCAGGAACATGTTGCAGTGTTAAAACGTATCTGTAGTCTGATGGGGCTTTCAGTGGTTGCAGTTCCTGGTGGTGGCTGCAGTGTTTCAGACTTACGGGAGTCCACTACAGCATCGTTCAATATTGTGGTACATTCAGAGTACTGTAAAAAAATCGCAGAGTTTTATGAGTCAGAGTTTGGAATCCCAACAATTTACCCTCATAGTGGCGCACCGATCGGGTTTAGCCCGACTGAACAATGGATCAAAGAAATTGCCAAGGTGACCGGTTGTGATCCAACTCGTGCATTAGATGCGATAAAGCAGGATCGGATCCATGCATATCACCAGATTGCCAGATATCACCATGAAGCCGGATATCCGAAAGGAACTACTGTTGCTATCCGGGCAGATGCCTCTTTTGCTTATCCACTCGTGTCATGGGTCTATGAATATCTTGGGATGATCCCTGTATCGATTGAATGTTTAGACGGGTCTGATCCCGTAATGATTAATTATATCCACAATTTTCTATCAGAATATGGGTTATCATCAGCACTTGAACAGTCTGCAGCAGATGCACGGGCAGACTTCTTCTTCGGAGATGGAATAATCGGAAAGGATCTGGAACTATCTGGCCGCTGCAGAAGATCAGTTGAGATCTATAACCGAACTACAGGAGAGATAGAGTTTACCAGAAAAGGGTTTCTTGGGGGAGATGGAGTGTTGTATATTCTGGAAAAGATCTTTGATGCTATCAGAGAGTTTCCATGAAATAGCGGTTTGTATCTTTATCCAGATATCCTGCATCTGAAAAACAGATGGTCGATTTTACCTTGAAAAAATATAGTCCGATAGTAGCGTATCAGGATTATTCCTGGATACTCACTTCTATCGCAGCGAGGGGAGTGCCACAGATGGGACCTTTTTTGGCCTCTTCAATAATTCTATCTATCTTTCGTGATGACTCAGGAGTAAAGTATGACTCGTTACACTGATCACAGACAAATGCAGGAATATCTTTGATCACGATAATTTCTGAGCCCATACGAACCATAAATTCAGTTGTTCCCTTCCGCAGTGTTCCTTTACAGAAAGAGCATTGATCAGGCATCATCGTCTTCTCTCCCGATAATTTATCCATTCATTCTCATCCGGATAATAACATGTTACTATTCTTAAATGATCTCTGCACATTCCTATTACGATATGCAGTGAGATATTGTTAGCTGTTGAAAGGAGAAGATATGATGGGCAGGGATGATCGTCTTCATACGATTCAATCACCTCTCCAAATAATATCGCTTCTTCTAACTGTGAAGTTGAGATTCCACGTTCAGCCATTCTATTTCGTGCATGGCTGGTGATCAGATATGAATCTGACTTGATGTAGTCATTAATATCCTGATACTGCAAAATTTCTCCTTACAATTACATATAGGCGGGCAATGTGATAAATATCAGGGTTTTCATTCGTTCATAAAGCCCTAAAGATGATTATACCGTCACCTTCCTGAACATATATCCTGCGATCATCATCACTACTGCTGCAAAAAATGTCAGTACGGTAATTGGAATAACCGGAACAACTCCGGTTCCAAGATCTCTGATAGCGTCTATAGCATAACTGAGTGGGTTAACCCTAGCTATCATCCGGAGCCATGCTGGCATAACATCGTATGGCATCAGGGCACTGGAGGTGAAGAACAATGGCATTGTGACCATGGCTGTGAACGCAGCGAATGAATCATGGTCATTCAGATAGAGAGCAATGGTTGTAGAAAATGCTGCAATAAAGACGCCGAACAGAAAGAGGATAAGATACGTCATGGCATACTGCATCGGGCTCAGGATAGACGCTCCAATCAGGACCGCAAGAATCAGGATGATGGTTGTCTGGAGAATTCCCCTGATGGTAATGAAGAGAATCTTACTGACAAGGATACTCTCACGTGGAACAGGCATAGCTAAAAATTTGTTCAAAAATCCCAGGATCTTATCAAACATGAGAAGTGAACCGCTTGATATACCGGCAGTCAGAATTGTCATCACCAGGATGCCTGGAGTGATAAAATCAAGGTAATTACCGGTGAAGTTCACCGGAAGGGTGAGACCCACAAAGAGAAGCCATGCAGCCGGAAGAATGAGAGTTGAGACCACACCAACCCTATATCTGATCCATCTGATAAAGTCCCGTTCCATATAGGTAAGAACTCCTCTCATGATCGCCTCCTGAGCATTAACCTGTACTTCCATTCTTCAAACCCGTTTGATTCCTCCTGTTTTCCAACAGATTGCAAAAATACGTCATCCAGAGAAGGTTCATGAATAGACATCTCTCTGACTTTGTTTCCAGCCCTGCTCAAGGCATCTGCGAGAACCGGAAGGGCTTGACGGCCATTTTCTGCAGTGAAAGACAATTCATTTCCAGACTTGCCGACAAACACAGGATCTTGAAGATCGATCTGATGATACTCTCCTTCAATGAGGACAGTGATAACATCCTTCATCAGATGTGATTTTAGTTCTGCAGGTCTCCCCATTGCCTGAATTTTACCATGACTGATGATCCCAACCCTGTCACAGAACCTGTCAGCCTCGTCCATATAATGCGTTGTGACAAAGATGGTCATCCCTTTCTTGTTCATCTCATGCAGATGTTCCCAGATGATCTTGCGGGCAGCTACATCAAGGCCGAGTGTAGGTTCATCAAGAAATATCACTTCCGGCTCATGTACGAGGGCCTCAGCAAGTTCAAGCCTGCGACGCATTCCTCCAGAGTAGGTCTTCGCCAGGTCATCGGCTCTGTCAGAGAGTTCCATCACGCCAAGAAGTTCGTCAACGCGGTCTTTGGGATTAGATATCCCATATAACTTCGCGAAGATGAGCATGTTCTCCCGTCCGGTCAGATTGGTATCAATCGCCATATCCTGGGGAACATAACTGAGACATCCTCTTACCTTATCAGGTTCTTGCAAGGTATCGTACCCACAGATGGATGCACTTCCTTTAGTCTGGGTGAGAAGTGTAGTGAGCATCAGAACTGTGGTCGTCTTCCCTGACCCGTTCGGCCCTAACAGACCAAATATCTCGTTATCAGCCGAAAAGGTAAGATTGTCAACGGCACAGAGTGTTCCAAACTCTTTTGTCAGATCACAGGTCTCAATTGCAGTCATGGTTGGTATCACTCCCGATATTCACAGTTTAAGAAAAAATCGCAGATCTGCCTCATTCTTCCCCTGCTCGTTCGAAGAATTCTTCTGACTCCAGATATATCTCCTGGAGTTTACGGATAGTCTCCTCGTCTGTCTCCCAGAATCCCCGTTCATGAGCTTCAAGAAGCCTTCCTGAAATGCTGTGCAGGGCGTATGGATTATTCTCTTCTATCCACTGACGATTATCTTCGTCAAAGAGGAAATGTCCGGCTGCAGCCTGGTATTCCCAGTCATCAACAGCATCAGAGGTGACATCCCACCCGAACATATAATCTATTGTATTGGTAACTTCCTGTACTCCCCTAAATCCATGCTGCTTAAGCCCCTCTATCCACCGTGGGTTGAGCACACGGCTTCTGAAGATAAACCTGATCTCTTCATCCAGAAGACGTGTTTTTACATTCTTTGGATCACATGCTTCTCCGATGACTGATACCGGATCCTTGTTGCCATACGCCTTTACACAGGCGTTCATCCCGCCAAGGAAGATGTAATCATCATCTACGTCAAGGATGTCCCACTCCTGGGAGACCCGGTTCTTTACTGTGGCGTCAAGTCTTGAGAACTGTTGTTTGAAGAGTTCGGTGCACTTCTCTCCTTTGAAATTTCTGCCATATGCATGAGCTCCCCAGGTGGTGTACACATCTGCCAGATCCCCTCTATCCTTCCATGCAGAGGCATGTACCACTTCTCCAACTGCACAACCATGGTTTCCGGGAGGATCACCAAATATTCGGATTAAGGCTTGATCCCGTGCCTCCTCTTCAGAAAATCCTTCTTTGATCTTTTCCACAAGGTCCTGTTTCAGATGGGCTGATAGGTAATTGAGATCATCAGATTCATCAAGAGAAGCGATGATCTCAACACCTTCATCGATCATGTATACGAGATTTGGAAATGAATCGCGAAACAGTCCACTTATCCGCAGAGTAACATCGATACGTGGCCGACCAAGTTCCTTGGATGGTATCACCTCTAGTCCGGTTACTGCTCCTCCTCTGTCAGACCAGACCGGTTTCAATCCCATCAGCCAGAGAATATATGCGATATCATCTCCACCGGTCCGCATGGTATCGGTAGCCCAAACAACGATTCCAACCCGCTCTGGATACTCCCCCTTTTCTTCGATGTACCTCTCCATCATCTGGTCAGCCATAGCTTTTCCGGTCTGCCATGCAGCAGGAGTTGGGATTGAAGCAGGATCGATGGAGTAACAGTTTTTCCCAGTCGGCAGAAGGTGGACATTCCCACGGGTTGGATCACCACAGGGACCCGGTGGAACATATCCTGCATCCAATCCACGGACGAGGTTAGTCATCTCATCGGTTGTCTGCCTGACCCGGGGTATGACATCATCACAGATCCCGATGACTGATGCCTCAAGAGTCTGGTTTATGGGTCCATTTTCCTCCATGATCCTGGATAAGACTTCTTCCCGGTCATATCCGCATGAATCCATCACCATGATCAGTTCCTGGCTGCGTGTATCGATAAGATCGAGGAGTTCTCCATTCATGCGATTATATTGCTCATTGTATCTGGACGGATTGTCAAGGAGATCCTGAAGTGTGAGAGAGAGTGATTGTGCAACTCCGTCCCGGAGAGAAGGTATTTTTCCATTTTCCAGCCGGGTCAGAGCGTACACCATCTCTCTGAATCGATCGTCAACAGGGGGCTGTCCAAAGATATGCAGCCCGTCTTTTATGATTACATCCCTGACTTCGCAGAGATAATCATAAATACGCTCGGCAGATGCAGCAATCTCCGAAGCAGAAGCATCTTCTGATAGTCCAAGGTCATTTGTCAGGTTCTGCTCTCGGACAATTCTGGCTACCTCCCTGATCAGATCATCTGCTTTCTGAGATTCGCCACCTCTTACCGCACGGAGATATTCCTGAAGGATACTATCAAGATCTGTGAGATCTCCATACCCCTCTGCCCGCATCATGGCAGGTACCAGGTGATCGAGAAGAACAGCCCATGTCCTTCGTTTGGCCTGAATTCCTTCTCCTGGATCGTTCATGATATAGGGATAAAGATGAGGCATATCCTCGAGCACTACATCAGGGTAACACTCTTCAGAAAGAGCATTGCCTTTACCGGGAAGCCACTCAAGAGTTCCATGAGTTCCCATGTGAATGATAGCATGAGCACCAAAGTCATCTCGTATCCAGCGATAATATGCGAGATACTGATGAGGCATCACCATGTCATTTGAATGAATAAGTGACTCAACTTTCTCGAATAATCCCCGAGGAGGCTGAATTCCAATAAAGATATTTCCAGTTAAGAGACCGGGAATGCAGATGTCCCCTTCTGCAGTCATGACATCCCCAGGTATAGAGCCCCAGTCGGCCGTTATTTTGTCCTGGTTCTTCTCAGGAATCTTTGAGAACCACTCATTATAACGGTCTTTTGATACCAGAGCCGCTGCACGATCCCTCATCTGCTCTTCAGAAAGGTATCGGGTATCGTTTGTAAGACCGGCTATCATGGCGTTGATCAGATCATTTCCGCTCTCAGGTATCTCACTGACAGAATACCCCTCTTCCTTGAGCCTGTATAGAACATCGATGACACTTTTGGGTGTATCCAGCCCTCCGGCATCCCCAAGGGCATCCATCTCCCCGGTGTACTGATACAGAAGAATGGCTACTTTTCGCTCTGATGGGGGTGTTTTTCGAAGTTCAGCCCATCTTCTTGCCATTGTTGCAATCCTCTCAGGACGTCCGGGTATCGGGATTGACATATTTTTTCTGCCATCAAGTTCTCCGGTTGTTCCAAGTGGGATTGCGATGATCTGTCCGTCAAATTCAGGCCAGATAACTCCTGAAGAGATCTCCATCGGAGAAAGACCTGCCTCATCATTCTGCCAAACATCATAGGGTCGGTACATGGTAATAGTCTGCAGAAGCGGGACATTCAGGTCATTGAAAAAGTTGTACACAGGATCGGTCTTTGTGCCATCATTTGGATCAGATAGAGAGATCTGGGAGAATGACATGTTGATGATCAAAACATCGATGATAGGTCTTCCATCTTTGATCAGGTATAAATCCATAATTTTTCGTATCCCTATTGCACCGGTGATGGGATTGGGACTAGTTACCAGGAAAAATGGAAGTACATTCATCCCTTCGGCTTCGATAGCACGAATGAGAACATCAACTGTATGGAGATTTTTTCTGACATAAAAAAACTGATGAAGTAAAACTCCGATAGTATGCTTTTTTGGATCAAGCCTGGTTACATGGGTCTTGAAATCATGGTTATCTGGAAGTGAAGGATGGTAAAAACCCTCTGTTGGTGGATACCTGATTGAAGGAAGCTCAATCCCGGAAACTCCCAGACATTTGCAGATACAGAGAAGCAGACTGATGGTATTCTCGATTCCGCCCAGTTCGATTACAGCATGGATGTAGTCATACTCTTCATCAGTGAACGGAAAGAGACTTCTGAAGTCTTTCATCTCCTCAGGGACTGAACTACAGACAAACGTTGGTATCTTCAGTTCCTTTGCTGTAGTTATCAGTCTGTCAAACTTTTTGAAGTACGTGGAGCTTCCATGATTACTGATAATGAGAAACTGGCATTCTCTCATCTCCCCGATGGCTTGGATAAATTTTTTTTCTTCAGAATCGAGGGCTTCTGATGTGGTCTGGGTGACCTGAAGATTTGTTTTATCTAATGTACTGGTAGAACAAGCCTCCAGTATCCATGGATTTTCTCCTGTACCCGCACTGATGTAAAATAATTTCATAAAATAACCAGCCATTGCAAAAAGTTTGAGTGAATACAATTTGGCTTGAGGCAGGTAAAGATTTTTTTATTTATTGCAAATAAACTTACATGAAATGTTCTGTAAGATCATCTCGAATAAAAAAGTGATAATTTATGGCTGCCTCGTTCTTATTGCAACGATTATCCTGCTCTTTTGTATTGTTGACTCTATCTTTGTAAATGGTGTTGACAAAAAAGAGATGATTTCGGTAAAAATAATTGCCTTGAACGATTTTCACGGCCATCTGTTTGATCGTCAGAGTCTCAATGGGCACCCTGCAGGAAGCGCTCCGGTTCTTTCAGCAGCTTTGAAAGATGCAATCAATCTCTCAGATACAAACCATATATTTCTCGCTCTGATTGGTGACACAATCGGTGCTTCTCCCAGGCAGTCAACTCTGCTCATGGATGAACCAACGGTTCTCTTCTTTAACTCGGTATTGAATACCAATACCTCACTTATTTCAATCCCTGGCAATCATGAATTCGACAGGGGAGTTAATGAACTTATGAGGATAGTGAACGGTGGTAATGGCACTGATGAAACTCCACATCTTGTCGATCCATATCCTGGATGGAAGGGGGATATGATCTGTGCAAATGTTGTCTGGAAAGATAATCAAACCCCAATATTTCCTCCATATATAATAAATATGATAGATGGTATTCCTGTTGCATGGATAGGGGTCGTTACAACCGAAACACCTTCATTGACTCTCCCTCAGAATATTGATGGCCTGGAGTTTCTCAACGAAACAGCGACTGTGAACCATTATGTTCGCATTCTTCAAAAACAGGGAATTCATGCATTCATTGTTCTCCTTCATGAGGGTGGCAATCAGGATCCCTATGAAGGCCAGACAAGACCCAGAACAGATGTATCCGGTCCGATAGGTTCCATTGTCGCAGGAATGGATTCTGATGTTGATGTGGTTTTGTCAGGTCATAAACATGGGTTTACCAATGCGTTTCTATTAAATTCCGGTGGAAAGGATACCCTGTTGGTTCAGGCATACTCGTATGGGATGGCGTATGCTGATGTTAATTTACAAATAGATACTGTCAGTCGTGACATCTGCAACAAGTCTGCAGAGATTATTCCGGTATATCCTGAACCCGAAGAACGACTGGAAAGCGATGCAAATGATCTGGTACAGAGAGTTGAGAAGGCGGTACATCACTTTAATCAGGAGGTTATTGGATTCACATCTTCTGATATCACCCGATCACCTGAAGGAATCTATGGATCACCGCTTGGTCGGCTTGTTGCCAGATCACAGCAGGAAGCAATGGGAGCAGATCTTGCTTTTGTAACATCAGGGATACTTCCCGGTTCACTTCATGCTGATCTGGCAGCAGGAAATATTACCCGTTCAGATCTTGAGGCAATCCTACCCCCGGATGCTGAAATGGCTAAAGAGTATGGGGGATGGTATAGTCGCCCGAGAGCTGCTTCCCGAGAATTAAATGGAACCCAGATCCAGAGAATACTTGAGCGACAGTTTGAAACTCCTGCTCCTGAAGAAGATCTATCAACATCAGGGATTGAATATGTGTGCGATCTGACCCGCTCACCTGGAGACCGGGTTACAGGAATGTGGATCGATGGAAAGTCCGTTGAGAAGAATAAGACGTATCTGGCAGCAATGAATTACTATATCGCGTATGGCAGAGGGAATTTCACACCTGGATGGGAACCGGGTGTGAATGTAACCATAGGACCGGGAGATATTAAGGCGTTGATAGGGTATATCAAAAAAATCTGACGAACAGGTCATAGGGATTTAAACCAAAAAAAGTGGCACCCCAAAAAAGAGTTACTAATAGTTACTTATGGAATAATTCTAACTTCTTTTGAAGTAATCATCTTATTTGATTGTTTGTCAAAGATCTGAACATCTACTGGTTCTCCAACTGATGGACATGCTCCTCCTGCAACTCCATAATAATCGGCAGGGAAACAGTCAGTCCAGTTGAATCTCGCTGCATCACCATTGCTGAATGATGGAGCCCAAGTGTAACTGGCATAAATTTTTTTGTTGGTGGTTAAGTATGTTCCTTCTGTGACATTTACAGGATATGTCATCTGTTTAAACATTCCAGATGGAATAAATGTCTTTACTGTAATGTCCTCCCAATTAATTGAATCTCCTCCATCATGTTTTATCATAATATAGGAGAAATTTCTGGCTTCTGCACTTATGGATAATTGAGGGGCTTTCTTTGTTTCACCGGTTATTGAGCCTGCAAATCCACTTACAATTGCAGCAATAATAATGCATACGATGAGCATTAACATAACTCCAATAACCGGAGAAACCGCTGAATCCTTGAATAATTTTGTATTCATGATGATTACTCCCTTACTGGAATCGTCTTATCATATATTGTTCCACCTGTCGTTGTGTCAATAAGTTTAACTTCCATTTCATCCTTCGAAGTTATATATGGCAAATTTTTAATCAATTCTTTTCCTTCAACAAAACCGCCTGTAACCTGGATTGCATCACCTGCTTTCATAGTGAAATTACCCCACCAGATACTGGGTCCATTTTCAGCATTAGCATATAACCCATTAATAACCAGACATGGCTCATGCCAGTAATAGTATTTTCCAGAAGAGGAACTTTTGTAGTAATGATTCAACGAGTTGATATCATATTTGCAGGTATATCCTTCGGCTGGATAAAATTCAGCGTCTATTCCCGTGTAATTTGCTTGTATACTCTTAGCAACATTTGCTACGCCTGACTGGTTTGTCCATGTTGTAATAAGTTGAACATTTTTTGTGTTAATTGGATCACCACTCAAATGTTTTATAGTCAAAGCTGGAGAACCCATACTATCGGTCAGTCCAAAGGTTGCATCCATGCTTACCTGTGGAGTTTTTCCCTTCTTTTCTGTTAATCCACCAGCAAAACCACTAACGACTGCAGCAATAATGATTGTAACCACAAGCATCAGCAAGACACCAACGACAGGAGATACAGCTGATTCAGACTTTTTTTCTTTTCCTTCCTTCATATACAAACCTCAAGACTTCTGATGCTAAGTAAAATTTTTCTTAGCTAAGATCTAAATTATTGACTTAACGTAAAAAAAGTTGTTATGCGATTATGACAATTCATTACATGCAGAAGCATTCACTCACGAAATTAAACGTAATGGAAAATTCGCGCAACCGTTGAGAAAAAATATCTGTGGCTGTTGTAATGGTACAAAAAAAAATGGCTCATAAACAATTCACCTCTGCGGTGGGGATTTCGGCATGTGATCCTGCAGTATCTCCGGTAGTAGGGATTATGCTGATGCTCACCGTCACGCTCATCCTTGCTGCAATCATCAGCGGTTTTTCCGGAGGGATCGCTAATACTCAGTCAAAGCCTCCACAATTGCTATTTGAAACTTCTATGGTCAATGACACCACCGATAATTCTCTAAGTTTTTTTGATATCAGGATAATCTCGGTCAGTGAAGGAATTCCAACCAAGGACATAAAATTAGTAACTGAATGGCAGAGTCATGGATCAAAAATTAACCGGTGTATCATACTGCCAAACTCCGGAAATGTCGGTTCTGATACATATCCTCGTGGATTTGGGCCTGGAGTTTCTGATGATGTTGCGGGGTCTTCCAACTTTGGGAACTTCACCCTCCTGGCAGGAACTCGCCTTAATGCAAATGCAACCAATGGCAATGATCCGATGGATGCGGTATTAAATAAAACCTGGAACCAGGGGAGTGAAGGTATCACAGAAGGTACACCAATCAGAATCCAGTTTATTCATGTCCCAAGTGGCGCGATCATAGCTGACAAAGAGATCACTACGGAGACATAAGATGAGAGAGGAGGCAGTATCCCCGGTGATCGGTGTTCTTCTCATGCTGACCCTTACTCTGATTATTGCAGCTATCGTAAACAGTTATGCAGGAGGGCTGATGGAGACTGAATCTAAGGCTCCTACAGTGACTCTACAGGTTTCGTACTCTCAATCTGGAGAAAATGGAATGGAGATTCGGCATGTTAGTGGTGATCCTTTGCCAACTGAATCTGTAAAAGTGATGATAAGACCATCAGAGTCCATGGGGAAGGCCGCATCGCAGTATCCATCAATAGTCAACAAATCTTTGATTACGAACTATACAGGGACCCAATCGTGGACATCTGGTATCACTTCGATGAGACCCGGTGAGATATGT
This window encodes:
- a CDS encoding type IV pilin N-terminal domain-containing protein, translated to MNTKLFKDSAVSPVIGVMLMLIVCIIIAAIVSGFAGSITGETKKAPQLSISAEARNFSYIMIKHDGGDSINWEDITVKTFIPSGMFKQMTYPVNVTEGTYLTTNKKIYASYTWAPSFSNGDAARFNWTDCFPADYYGVAGGACPSVGEPVDVQIFDKQSNKMITSKEVRIIP
- a CDS encoding type IV pilin N-terminal domain-containing protein, which gives rise to MKEGKEKKSESAVSPVVGVLLMLVVTIIIAAVVSGFAGGLTEKKGKTPQVSMDATFGLTDSMGSPALTIKHLSGDPINTKNVQLITTWTNQSGVANVAKSIQANYTGIDAEFYPAEGYTCKYDINSLNHYYKSSSSGKYYYWHEPCLVINGLYANAENGPSIWWGNFTMKAGDAIQVTGGFVEGKELIKNLPYITSKDEMEVKLIDTTTGGTIYDKTIPVRE
- a CDS encoding type IV pilin N-terminal domain-containing protein — its product is MVQKKMAHKQFTSAVGISACDPAVSPVVGIMLMLTVTLILAAIISGFSGGIANTQSKPPQLLFETSMVNDTTDNSLSFFDIRIISVSEGIPTKDIKLVTEWQSHGSKINRCIILPNSGNVGSDTYPRGFGPGVSDDVAGSSNFGNFTLLAGTRLNANATNGNDPMDAVLNKTWNQGSEGITEGTPIRIQFIHVPSGAIIADKEITTET
- a CDS encoding type IV pilin N-terminal domain-containing protein: MREEAVSPVIGVLLMLTLTLIIAAIVNSYAGGLMETESKAPTVTLQVSYSQSGENGMEIRHVSGDPLPTESVKVMIRPSESMGKAASQYPSIVNKSLITNYTGTQSWTSGITSMRPGEICYIKGDSLSGNLSHLQEKIPDGLKQYWFNQSSNAGNTFFLEVYYKNTMISRNEVLIEG